The genomic region GCGTCGTCGACGATGCGGCAGAAGGCGTAGACCGCGTAGAGGGCCTCGCGCTGGGGCCTCGGCAGGCAGATGAAGGCGTAGAAAAAGTTGGAGCGGCTCTTGCGCGTCAGTCTCGAAACGAACCTGGCGGGATTCATACCGCGCGAAGCCCTGCAGGTCGGGGGGCGTGACCCCGCTCGACGAACCAGGCGACGGCGTCCCGCAGCGCGTCTTCGGCGGGCCTCTGCGGCAGGCCGAGCTCGCGGACGGCCTTCTCGGCGCTGAAGTACATGCGCTTTCGCGCCATCCGCACGGCGTTCAGCGGCACCTGGGGTGTCCCGCCGGTGACGCGGGCCGCGCCCTCCATGCAGAGGGCGGCCATCCACGCCACGCCGTACGGCACCCGGAACCGGGGCGCGCGGAGACCCGTGATCCCGGCGAGCGCCAGGAAAATCTCGATGAGGGACATGTTGCGGTGGCCGAGCACGTACTTTTGGCCGACCCTGCCGCGTTCGGCGGCCAGGATGTGGCCGCGGGCGACGTCCCGCACGTGGACGATGTTGAGCCCCGTGTCGAGCGAGCCCACCATCTTGCCCTTGAGAAAATCCACGACCATCTGCCCCGTCGGCGTGGGCTTGACGTCCCAGGAGCCGATCGGCGTCGAGGGGTTGACGATGATGATCGGCGCCCCGCGCGCCGCGAGCTCGTCGGCGACGCGCTCGGCAAGGAACTTGGAGGCCTTGTAGGGCCCGACCATGTCCTCGAGCCCCACGGGGCTCGTCTCGTCTCCCGGCGTCCCGTCCTTCGGGATGCCCAGCGCGCCGACGGTCGAGGTGTAGACGATGCGCTCGGCGCCCGCCTCGGCGGCGGCCGTCAGGATGTGGCGGGTGCCGTCCACGTTGGCGCGGTAGAGCTCGCGCGGGTCCCGCGCCCAGAGCCGGTAGTCGGCGGCGACGTGGTAGACCCGCCGCGCGCCCTTGACCGCCGCCCGGAGCGAATCCGCGTCGAGGAGATCGCCCTCGGCGATCTCAACCGCGCAGCCCTCGAGCGCCCTGCGATCGCTGCCCTTGCGCGCCAGCACGCGCACCGTCCGGCCGTCGGCCAAGAGCTCCCGGACGAGGTTGGCGCCGACGAACCCGGTGCCGCCCGTGACGAGCGCGTCCATGGCGCGGGCCGTCTAGGCCGCCAGCCGGGCGAGCGAGCCCGCCACGCTCGCCAGCGCCCGACGCGTCGAGCGCCGGAGCTGGAGCGCGCGGCGCAGGACGCGCGGGTGCGCCAGGGCGAGGACGCCGCCGCATCGGATGCGCCCGTCGGCGCCCATGAGCCGCATCAGCTCGTCGGGCAGCGTCTCGCGCGCGTCGTCCGACACGGCGCGCACCACGAGGGAGAAGCAGCCGCGTGCGGCCGCCGCCTCGAGGATGGCCGCCGACTCCATGTCCACGGCCACGGCGCCCGTCGCGGCGCGAAGCGCCGCCTTGGCCTCCGGCGTCGCCACGGCCCGGCTCGCCGTCGCCATGACGCCGGCTCGCGCGTGGGCACCCGATGCGGCAGCGGCCCTCTGTTCGTGGCTCCCGGTAACGGGCAGCCGCAGCCCCGCGTCGTTGATGACCGCGTCGGGCAGCACGAGGTCGCCCACGCGGAGGGCGGGGTCGAGCCCTCCGCAGACGCCCGCCGAGACGACCAGCGGGCGGTCTGAAGCCGAGACGAGAGCCGTCCAGCGGGAGCCGAGGAGACCGGCACGGAGACCGACGGGAGCCACGCGGAGAGTCCCACGGCCGAACGCG from Candidatus Rokuibacteriota bacterium harbors:
- a CDS encoding NAD-dependent epimerase/dehydratase family protein yields the protein MDALVTGGTGFVGANLVRELLADGRTVRVLARKGSDRRALEGCAVEIAEGDLLDADSLRAAVKGARRVYHVAADYRLWARDPRELYRANVDGTRHILTAAAEAGAERIVYTSTVGALGIPKDGTPGDETSPVGLEDMVGPYKASKFLAERVADELAARGAPIIIVNPSTPIGSWDVKPTPTGQMVVDFLKGKMVGSLDTGLNIVHVRDVARGHILAAERGRVGQKYVLGHRNMSLIEIFLALAGITGLRAPRFRVPYGVAWMAALCMEGAARVTGGTPQVPLNAVRMARKRMYFSAEKAVRELGLPQRPAEDALRDAVAWFVERGHAPRPAGLRAV